The genomic segment ATTACCTGTCCGCCGGTCAGAATTGCGATATCCTCGAGCATTGCCTTACGGCGATCACCGAAGGCTGGGGCCTTGATGGCCAGCGCATTGAATGTACCGCGGAGTTTGTTGAGGATAAGCGTCGTTAGTGCTTCACCTTCGACATCTTCAGCGATAATGACGAGGTCTTTCTTGCCCTCCTGAGCAAGCTGCTCGAGGAGTGGCAGAATCTCCTGGATTGAGCTGATCTTCTTATCGGTGAGCAAGATAGGAGCATTCTCGAAGACTGCTTCGAGGCGAGTCGTGTCAGTCACCATGTATGGTGACACATAGCCCTTATCAAATTGCATACCCTCGACAACTTCCTTCTCGAGACCCATAGTCTGGCTTTCTTCGACAGTCACGATGCCGTCTTCGCCGATCGTCTCCATGACCTCAGCGATGAGCTTGCCTACTTCTGGATCATCGGCCGAAATAGCAGCAACGTTCGCAATCTCTTCCTTCGCCTTCACAGGCTTCGCCATCTTGTCAAGCTCAGCTACAACATGGTGAGCAGCCTTCTCGATACCACGGCGAAGCGCCATTGGATTTGCGCCAGCAGCGACGTTCTTCACACCTTCTTCCATCACGGCCTGTGCGAGCACGGTTGCGGTAGTCGTACCGTCACCAGCCATGTCGTTAGTCTTGCTTGCAACTTCGCGCACTACCTGTGCGCCCATGTTTTCAAAGGCGTCCTCGAGCTCGATTTCTTTCGCGATCGTCACGCCGTCGTTGGTGACCATCGGGCCGCCGTACTTCTTCTCGAGTACGACGTTACGGCCCTTTGGACCAAGCGTTACTTTAACGGTATTAGCAAGCTTATCAACGCCGTCCTTGAGCTTTTTACGAGCGTCCTCTGAGTGCAGAATTTCTTTTGCCAT from the bacterium genome contains:
- the groL gene encoding chaperonin GroEL (60 kDa chaperone family; promotes refolding of misfolded polypeptides especially under stressful conditions; forms two stacked rings of heptamers to form a barrel-shaped 14mer; ends can be capped by GroES; misfolded proteins enter the barrel where they are refolded when GroES binds) encodes the protein MAKEILHSEDARKKLKDGVDKLANTVKVTLGPKGRNVVLEKKYGGPMVTNDGVTIAKEIELEDAFENMGAQVVREVASKTNDMAGDGTTTATVLAQAVMEEGVKNVAAGANPMALRRGIEKAAHHVVAELDKMAKPVKAKEEIANVAAISADDPEVGKLIAEVMETIGEDGIVTVEESQTMGLEKEVVEGMQFDKGYVSPYMVTDTTRLEAVFENAPILLTDKKISSIQEILPLLEQLAQEGKKDLVIIAEDVEGEALTTLILNKLRGTFNALAIKAPAFGDRRKAMLEDIAILTGGQVITDDLGLKLEEATVEMLGEARKVIANKDNTTIVEGKGNEQALRDRVTQIKAQAQETTSEYELEKLQERIAKLESGVAVIKVGAATEVELKEKKLRIEDAINSTKAAVAEGIVPGGGAALAKIARSLDSVKLDGDEQIGVRLVAKALEAPLRQIAANAGISDIAVILEAVSKADNTGWDFAKNEQTDMLERGIIDPVKVTKSALVNATSAVAMLLTTEAAVVETPEKDAAGGGMPGGGGMPDMGGMM